A part of Cryptococcus decagattii chromosome 2, complete sequence genomic DNA contains:
- a CDS encoding dihydroxyacetone kinase — MAPAQKHLLNTPQTLVVDSLRGLATLNPNVKLDETQRVIYTPPSESKVALLSGGGSGHEPAHAAFVGPGLLSAAICGNIFASPNVAQIRRGLELVTREKGSLIVVMNYTGDALHFGLAAEQHRSAGKVGDVRVLMVGDDVAVGREQGSIVGRRGLAGTILVYKVAAALSDKGADLDSVENIAKYVASRLGTLGVGLEHCHVPGTRAGTSHLGSNEVEVGMGIHNEAGTYKLDMTTVSELVGRMLTQITDTTDKDKSFVPFKGNGSDEVVLLVNDLGAISELEMGGITNEAVKWLQSRNIKVRRVLAGTYMTSLNMPGFSLTLLLLPSASEKPPYSAHEILEYLDTPASAPGWKWHAGREPGTLDVKTEEASIPVQKDNAVLPSTDSKGFLAAITRACKALIAAEPELTEQDQIAGDGDAGLTLEAGAKGVLKAIEQGRLKGENVVQDIKIIAEIVEEDMGGTSGALYSIFFAGLGKSLRDAATNGAKNTTPEVWSKAAAGALDTLYKYTRARPPSRTLVDPLDAFIASLPSKGLSSAAEDALAAADKTKELVAKAGRGAYVNQEDLKKREVPDPGAWGIWRIVDGLRGFEA, encoded by the exons ATGGCTCCAGCTC AAAAGCATCTTCTCAACACTCCTCAGACCCTTGTGGTCGATTCACTTAGGGGTCTGGCCACCCTCAATCCTAATGTAAAACTTGATGAGACCCAAAGAG TAATCTACACACCTCCATCAGAATCTAAAGTCGCTCTTCTCTCAGGCGGCGGTTCGGGTCACGAACCTGCCCATGCCGCATTTGTAGGACCTGGATTGCTATCAGCTGCAATCTGCGGAAACATTTTTGCTTCCCCGAACGTCGCTCAAATCCGTCGAGGACTCGAGTTGGTGACACGCGAAAAGGGTAGTCTTATCGTAGTCATGAACTACACAGGCGATGCTTTACACTTCGGTTTGGCTGCCGAACAACACAGGAGTGCAGGGAAAGTTGGAGATGTTCGAGTCTTGATGGTTGGCGATGATGTGGCTGTCGGCAGGGAACAGGGAAGCATCGTTGGTAGACG AGGGCTGGCCGGTACAATTTTGGTGTACAAAGTGGCTGCCGCTCTTTCCGATAAAGGTGCCGACCTTGACTCTGTAGAAAACATTGCCAAATATGTAGCGTCCCGGCTCGGCACTCTTGGTGTGGGCCTCGAACACTGTCAT GTGCCAGGAACTCGTGCTGGTACTTCCCACCTTGGATCCAACGAAGTCGAAGTT GGCATGGGTATTCACAACGAAGCCGGCACTTACAAGCTCGACATGACAACTGTGTCCGAATTGGTGGGGAGAATGCTCACCCAAATCACCGATACCACCGACAAGGACAAATCGTTTGTGCCTTTTAAAGGCAACGGCTCTGATGAGGTAGTGTTGTTGGTGAACGACTTGGGAGCCATAAGCGAGCTTGAAATGGGTGGCATCACAAACGAAG CCGTCAAATGGCTTCAGTCACGGAACATCAAAGTTCGTCGGGTCCTTGCTGGTACTTATATGACATCTCTCAACATGCCTGGTTTCTCCcttactcttcttctcctcccttctGCTTCTGAAAAACCACCTTACTCTGCCCATGAGATTCTTGAGTACCTTGACACTCCGGCTAGTGCTCCAGGATGGAAGTGGCATGCAGGTAGGGAACCCGGAACGCTTGATGTGAAGACAGAAGAGGCATCTATTCCCGTGCAGAAAGACAACGCTGTTTTACCAT CCACTGATTCAAAAGGCTTCCTTGCTGCTATTACCCGGGCTTGCAAGGCTCTTATTGCCGCCGAGCCTGAACTCACTGAACAAGATCAGATCGCCGGAGATGGGGATGCAGGTCTCACTTTGGAGGCCGGCGCCAAGGGTGTATTGAAGGCGATTGAGCAGGGCCGATTGAAGGGCGAAAATGTTGTGCAGGATATCAAGATCATTGCCGAAATTGTCGAGGAGGACATGGGTGGCACTTCCGGTGCTCTTTACTC GATATTCTTTGCCGGACTGGGCAAATCCTTGAGAGATGCTGCGACGAATGGTGCCAAGAACACAACCCCCGAGGTTTGGAGCAAAGCCGCTGCTGGAGCGCTGGACACGCTCTACAAAT ACACTCGTGCCAGGCCTCCTTCTCGAACTCTTGTTGACCCCCTTGACGCTTTTATTGCCTCCTTACCTTCAAAAGGACTTTCCTCCGCGGCAGAAGACGCTCTTGCGGCAGCAGACAAGACTAAAGAGCTCGTGGCTAAGGCTGGTCGAGGAGCCTATGTGAATCAGGAAGATCTGAAGAAGCGTGAAGTCCCGGATCCCGGAGCTTGGGGTATCTGGCGAATTGTGGATGGCTTGCGAGGGTTTGAGGCGtga